One window of Chitinispirillum alkaliphilum genomic DNA carries:
- a CDS encoding putative heme biosynthesis protein: MSDLKIPFKKKLALDLYSRKKKAEAKVHELSYLFWECTVRCNLACIHCGSDCSPDTGVPDMPVKHFLNVLENIKTHRDHSKVFVVITGGEPLMRSDLAEAGAEIHRLGFKWGIVTNGYYMTPQRFKALLRSNISFMTISLDGLEDDHDWFRGKEKSFSRAVNAINLAVARFNEGLFLDVVTCVNQKNITTLNEIKNTLISLGVKRWRLATIFPKGRAADNDELKLNPKQLRDLLDFIKKSRKEGDISISYGCEGFLGNYEMQVRDTPFYCRAGVQIGSVLADGSVSSCPSLRADFIQGSIYKDRFMDIWNSRYDVMRNRDWLKTGECKKCKVWRYCRGNGLHLRKEGTGELLHCNYNQIMKAK, encoded by the coding sequence ATGAGTGATCTGAAGATTCCTTTTAAGAAAAAACTAGCCCTTGACCTATACAGTAGAAAAAAGAAAGCAGAGGCTAAAGTTCATGAATTGAGCTATCTTTTTTGGGAATGTACTGTTCGGTGCAATCTCGCATGTATTCATTGCGGAAGTGACTGTTCACCCGATACTGGTGTACCTGACATGCCTGTAAAGCACTTTCTCAATGTGCTTGAAAATATTAAAACACACCGGGATCACTCAAAAGTATTTGTAGTAATTACAGGCGGGGAGCCTCTGATGAGATCTGATCTTGCAGAGGCAGGAGCTGAAATTCACAGACTTGGTTTTAAATGGGGCATTGTTACAAACGGCTATTACATGACTCCGCAAAGGTTCAAAGCACTCCTCAGATCGAATATCAGTTTTATGACAATAAGTCTGGATGGTCTTGAAGATGATCATGATTGGTTCAGAGGAAAAGAAAAATCATTCAGTCGAGCTGTCAACGCTATTAATCTTGCAGTTGCCCGATTCAACGAAGGACTTTTTTTGGATGTGGTAACATGCGTTAATCAAAAAAACATAACCACTCTTAATGAGATTAAAAACACTCTTATCAGTTTGGGAGTAAAAAGGTGGCGGCTTGCAACTATTTTCCCCAAAGGCAGAGCTGCAGATAACGATGAACTCAAACTCAACCCAAAGCAGTTAAGAGATTTGCTTGACTTTATTAAAAAAAGCAGAAAAGAAGGAGATATTTCAATTTCGTATGGCTGTGAAGGGTTCCTGGGCAACTATGAAATGCAAGTTCGCGATACACCATTTTACTGCAGAGCAGGAGTACAAATCGGATCTGTTCTTGCAGATGGCTCTGTTTCCTCATGCCCCTCATTAAGAGCTGACTTTATACAAGGCAGTATTTATAAGGACCGTTTTATGGATATCTGGAACTCCCGTTATGATGTTATGCGAAATAGAGACTGGTTGAAAACCGGGGAGTGCAAAAAGTGCAAAGTCTGGAGATACTGCAGGGGCAACGGCCTTCACTTACGAAAAGAAGGTACAGGAGAGCTTCTTCATTGTAATTACAACCAAATTATGAAAGCAAAGTGA